In a genomic window of Glaciimonas sp. PCH181:
- a CDS encoding HupE/UreJ family protein: MSIIAQQKNSNFDADVARLSSRAEAVACAKQFVPTLRERAAHTEELRRIPEETIAELRASGLLGILTPKCFGGAELGIATLVEVTSELAQGCVSSGWVFGNLIGHYWLLAQFPLSIYVTLFALGHSMTLLGGVLGSVNANTWLVDAIIGLSVAYKAFDNLDGFRTLFGVTPNRCWAVLLFGLCHGFGRATKLQELHLSGQGLIPNLLAFHVGIELGQLLALSLMMALLLAWRRSARFDRQAISANVLMLGAGFLLTGYQLAGFCLQRGVVP, from the coding sequence ATGTCAATTATCGCCCAACAAAAGAATTCAAACTTCGATGCTGACGTCGCCCGTTTGTCCAGCCGTGCTGAAGCCGTTGCTTGTGCAAAGCAGTTCGTCCCCACATTGCGAGAGCGTGCAGCGCATACCGAGGAACTGAGGCGCATTCCTGAAGAAACAATAGCGGAGCTGCGTGCTTCCGGCTTGCTGGGCATCCTGACGCCGAAGTGCTTCGGAGGTGCAGAGCTTGGCATTGCCACACTGGTCGAGGTGACATCGGAACTTGCACAGGGTTGTGTTTCTTCTGGCTGGGTTTTCGGCAACTTGATCGGCCATTACTGGTTGCTCGCGCAATTTCCACTGTCCATCTACGTTACGCTGTTCGCGCTCGGCCACAGCATGACGCTGCTCGGCGGCGTGCTCGGCAGTGTCAATGCAAACACCTGGCTGGTCGACGCCATCATCGGCCTATCGGTCGCCTACAAGGCCTTCGACAACCTCGACGGCTTCCGCACGCTGTTCGGCGTTACCCCCAACCGATGCTGGGCAGTACTCTTGTTCGGCCTGTGTCACGGCTTCGGTCGCGCCACCAAATTGCAAGAACTGCATCTTTCAGGCCAGGGACTGATTCCCAACTTGCTCGCGTTCCACGTTGGAATCGAGCTCGGCCAACTACTTGCCTTGTCGCTGATGATGGCATTGCTGCTCGCGTGGCGCCGCAGCGCGCGCTTCGACCGCCAGGCCATCTCCGCCAACGTGCTGATGCTCGGTGCGGGTTTCCTGTTGACCGGCTATCAGCTCGCCGGCTTCTGCTTGCAGCGAGGTGTCGTCCCA
- a CDS encoding IS6 family transposase, translating to MLKTKGMRFPIDVILVCIRWYAAYPLSYRHLEEMMEERGVVVDHSSINRWAIRFLPLLEKAFRKHKRPDSGSWRMDETYIKVKGTWKYLYRAVDKEGNTVDFLSTAKRDKWAVKRFFNKAMQAHGVPEKVTMDKSGANKAAINEINAGKDIPIMVRQVKYLNNVVEQDHRAIKRVTKPMLNFKSFRSAKHILAGIELMHLIRKSQLMMEGTDEMTFADQFYALAGKIRPV from the coding sequence ATGCTCAAAACCAAAGGAATGCGATTTCCCATCGACGTGATTCTGGTCTGCATCCGTTGGTACGCAGCCTACCCATTGAGTTACCGTCACCTGGAAGAAATGATGGAAGAACGCGGCGTGGTTGTCGATCACTCATCGATCAATCGCTGGGCGATCCGGTTTCTGCCGTTACTTGAAAAGGCTTTCCGCAAACACAAGCGTCCGGATAGCGGAAGCTGGCGAATGGACGAGACCTATATAAAAGTCAAAGGCACCTGGAAGTATCTCTATCGGGCCGTGGACAAGGAAGGCAACACGGTCGATTTTCTATCGACAGCCAAGCGGGATAAGTGGGCTGTGAAACGTTTTTTCAACAAGGCCATGCAAGCTCATGGCGTTCCTGAAAAAGTCACGATGGATAAAAGCGGCGCCAACAAGGCGGCGATTAATGAGATCAATGCCGGCAAGGACATTCCGATCATGGTTCGTCAGGTGAAATACCTCAACAATGTCGTCGAACAGGACCACCGTGCCATCAAGCGCGTGACCAAGCCGATGCTCAACTTCAAATCATTTCGGTCCGCCAAACACATCTTGGCCGGCATTGAACTCATGCACCTGATCCGTAAAAGCCAGCTCATGATGGAAGGCACCGATGAGATGACTTTTGCGGACCAATTTTATGCATTAGCGGGAAAAATCCGTCCAGTTTGA
- a CDS encoding SIS domain-containing protein codes for MTSLMLKEARAAANAVAAQFTQNTAIYAELGAKLRAQPPRSVVTIARGSSDHASAYFAYLVMAQLGKLVTSLPMSLITLYRSPIEAADVLAVAVSQSGQSPDLIGPMRYLRDGGATTVAMVNDPASPLAEASEWVLPLVAGPEKSVAATKSFITSLTASAALVAHWANDEPMLAALKQLPEQLALASVQDWSTAFKIFCDADRIMVLGRGWSHSIAMEAALKFKETCAIQAEAFSSAEVKHGPMALVEEGYPILIFATRGPAQEGLITTAQEMRARGARVILAAPPDVAERDLTLFTADVPALDPILAIQSFYIMVEAVARLRGFDPDTPRHLSKVTKTN; via the coding sequence TTGACATCACTCATGCTTAAAGAGGCACGTGCAGCAGCCAATGCGGTCGCCGCCCAGTTTACCCAAAACACGGCGATCTACGCTGAGCTTGGAGCGAAACTACGTGCTCAGCCACCGCGCTCAGTAGTCACGATCGCGCGCGGGAGTTCTGACCACGCGTCGGCCTATTTCGCCTACCTGGTGATGGCCCAGTTGGGGAAATTGGTGACCTCATTACCGATGTCCCTGATCACCCTGTATCGCTCGCCTATTGAGGCTGCCGACGTACTGGCGGTCGCTGTCTCGCAATCGGGCCAGAGTCCTGATTTGATCGGACCGATGCGTTATCTGCGTGATGGCGGCGCTACAACGGTTGCCATGGTGAATGATCCTGCCTCCCCGTTAGCGGAGGCCAGTGAATGGGTGCTCCCGCTAGTCGCCGGGCCGGAAAAAAGTGTCGCCGCCACCAAGAGCTTTATTACCAGCCTGACTGCCAGTGCTGCATTAGTGGCGCATTGGGCCAATGACGAACCGATGCTGGCAGCCCTTAAGCAATTACCTGAGCAACTCGCGCTCGCATCCGTACAAGACTGGAGTACAGCATTTAAGATTTTTTGCGATGCTGATCGGATCATGGTTTTGGGACGCGGTTGGAGTCATTCGATAGCAATGGAGGCGGCACTAAAATTTAAGGAAACATGCGCAATTCAGGCGGAAGCGTTTTCGAGCGCGGAGGTCAAGCATGGCCCGATGGCACTCGTGGAGGAAGGTTATCCGATTCTAATATTTGCCACGCGCGGTCCAGCCCAGGAAGGCTTGATTACGACAGCCCAGGAAATGCGCGCGCGCGGTGCCCGTGTCATATTGGCGGCCCCGCCCGATGTGGCAGAACGTGATTTGACGTTGTTCACGGCAGATGTACCTGCGTTAGATCCTATTCTAGCTATTCAAAGTTTTTATATCATGGTGGAAGCGGTGGCGAGGCTGCGGGGTTTTGATCCCGATACGCCGCGTCATCTTTCTAAAGTGACTAAAACAAACTGA
- the nagA gene encoding N-acetylglucosamine-6-phosphate deacetylase produces the protein MNLQLGGNILTPDGWIVGEITFGDRIDDIEGVPVNPADNDGDFILPGFIDLHVHGGGGVDIMEADGAGAKVARLHARHGTTAFLATTMTAPGVEIERALNDLAPMRQQRTAGGARMLGIHLEGPYINAGKLGAQPDFARCGVAQEVSRYNDIVPVKLVTIAPEVSGHAALIETLVANDIRVQLGHTLGSYEDGVEALRRGAGSFAHLFNAMTGLHHREPGMVGAALAHADFAEIIPDLLHVHPGAIRTALRCIPHLYCVTDSTAAAGMPDGNYLLGGQTITKCLGGVRLADGTLAGSTLTMDQALRNLVAIGLTIHDASNRLSANPARFLGITDRGHLAQNCWADLVVFNRDLHLKSVYIEGELIDITHA, from the coding sequence ATGAACTTACAACTTGGCGGCAACATTCTGACGCCGGATGGTTGGATAGTTGGTGAGATCACCTTCGGCGATCGGATCGACGATATTGAAGGTGTACCGGTTAATCCTGCTGACAACGATGGTGATTTCATTCTTCCTGGATTTATAGATTTACACGTCCACGGTGGCGGTGGCGTCGATATCATGGAGGCTGATGGTGCTGGTGCCAAGGTAGCGCGTTTGCATGCCCGCCATGGAACGACGGCGTTTCTGGCAACTACGATGACAGCCCCTGGTGTTGAAATCGAGCGTGCGCTAAACGATCTGGCACCCATGCGTCAACAACGCACCGCAGGTGGCGCACGGATGCTGGGGATTCATCTGGAAGGTCCGTATATCAACGCAGGTAAACTCGGCGCACAACCGGATTTTGCGCGCTGCGGGGTCGCCCAAGAAGTGTCTCGCTACAACGATATCGTGCCGGTGAAACTGGTAACGATTGCCCCTGAAGTAAGCGGTCACGCTGCATTAATTGAAACTTTAGTAGCAAACGATATCCGGGTCCAGCTTGGACACACACTGGGCAGTTACGAAGATGGCGTGGAGGCATTGAGACGCGGTGCTGGCAGCTTTGCACATTTGTTTAATGCGATGACCGGTCTTCATCACCGCGAACCCGGCATGGTCGGCGCGGCGCTGGCGCATGCCGATTTTGCAGAGATTATTCCTGATCTGTTGCATGTACACCCCGGCGCAATTCGCACCGCTTTACGCTGTATTCCTCACCTGTATTGCGTGACCGATTCAACCGCTGCCGCCGGTATGCCCGACGGCAATTATTTGTTAGGCGGCCAGACTATTACCAAGTGTCTGGGCGGCGTCAGGCTGGCAGATGGCACGCTCGCCGGTAGCACGCTGACGATGGATCAGGCGCTGCGTAATCTGGTCGCTATCGGCTTGACGATCCATGACGCATCGAATCGTTTGTCAGCCAATCCCGCACGTTTTCTCGGCATTACAGACCGGGGGCATCTGGCACAAAATTGCTGGGCAGATCTGGTGGTATTCAATCGAGATTTACATCTTAAATCAGTTTATATAGAAGGAGAGTTAATTGACATCACTCATGCTTAA
- a CDS encoding ROK family protein: MPINKPIDMLLAIDVGGTKIAAAWVSKGQIIERRQQPMATDPAGFLEAINQLVLGWPAPERVAVAATGYIDGGKVYSVNQHIIEFWDGFPLGRHLNTRFACPVVLMNDGQAAAWGEYLIRKTSTSSIAPESLLFITLSTGVGGGLVLHQQLRIGRQGLAGHVGHTTISRGPVDGDVQCGCGRCDCLEKVASGTALARQASAVFGRRIDSKELFTMAQTNPEAEAIIDNAAMAVAEAISNFQMMLDVDEVVIGGSVGLADGMLQRIRQALAQAPSLAQVPVTAALLGADAGLAGIMQWSQD; this comes from the coding sequence ATGCCAATCAACAAGCCAATTGATATGCTTTTGGCGATTGATGTAGGCGGTACAAAAATTGCCGCTGCCTGGGTGAGTAAGGGACAGATTATCGAACGTCGCCAGCAACCGATGGCGACCGATCCGGCCGGTTTCTTGGAAGCCATCAATCAATTGGTATTGGGCTGGCCTGCACCAGAGCGCGTTGCGGTAGCGGCGACAGGCTATATCGATGGTGGCAAGGTGTATTCAGTGAATCAGCACATCATCGAATTTTGGGATGGCTTTCCATTGGGACGCCATCTGAATACGCGCTTCGCGTGCCCTGTAGTGCTAATGAACGATGGGCAGGCAGCGGCTTGGGGGGAGTACCTGATCCGTAAGACTTCCACATCGTCAATTGCTCCCGAGAGTCTGTTGTTTATCACCTTATCGACCGGAGTTGGTGGGGGACTGGTCTTGCATCAGCAACTGCGTATCGGACGGCAGGGTCTTGCCGGCCATGTAGGGCATACAACGATATCCCGTGGACCTGTTGATGGCGACGTGCAGTGCGGTTGCGGTCGGTGTGATTGCCTTGAAAAAGTGGCGTCTGGTACTGCGCTTGCGCGACAAGCAAGCGCGGTGTTTGGCCGCCGCATCGACAGTAAGGAGTTGTTTACGATGGCCCAGACTAACCCAGAGGCAGAAGCGATTATTGACAATGCGGCGATGGCGGTGGCGGAGGCAATCAGCAACTTTCAGATGATGCTGGATGTGGACGAGGTCGTGATCGGTGGCAGCGTCGGGCTGGCTGACGGCATGCTGCAACGCATACGTCAGGCGCTGGCACAGGCCCCTTCGTTGGCGCAGGTACCGGTGACTGCGGCGCTGCTGGGGGCAGATGCGGGTCTGGCTGGAATCATGCAATGGTCTCAAGACTAA
- a CDS encoding N-acetylmannosamine-6-phosphate 2-epimerase, which translates to MFVADRHQVLTDYLSLYLHMNIEQLRNKLVVSCQPVPDSPMDRQDIIVAMACAAVAAGAGGLRIEGADNVRAVVAAVNVPVIGIVKRDLADSPVRITPYLQDVDDLIHAGAAIIAFDGTQRIRPESVANLLEAVHLAGRLAMADCSTEADGLAALALGCDLIGTTLSGYTDETADQPSDAPNLELVRRLSDAGARVVAEGRIRTAAEAADALSHGAFSVTVGSAITRIEHITEWFIAAMLQTVRKG; encoded by the coding sequence ATGTTCGTTGCAGATCGTCACCAGGTTCTTACAGATTACTTAAGTTTATATCTCCATATGAATATTGAACAACTTAGAAATAAGCTCGTCGTGTCTTGCCAGCCGGTACCAGATAGCCCAATGGACAGGCAAGACATCATCGTCGCGATGGCCTGCGCGGCGGTGGCTGCCGGAGCCGGTGGTCTGCGCATCGAAGGCGCTGACAATGTGCGTGCCGTGGTGGCTGCCGTCAATGTGCCGGTCATCGGCATTGTTAAGCGCGATTTGGCCGATAGCCCGGTGCGGATTACCCCCTATTTGCAAGACGTTGACGATTTGATTCATGCCGGTGCGGCGATCATCGCCTTCGACGGTACTCAGCGCATCCGTCCAGAAAGTGTCGCAAACCTCTTGGAGGCCGTCCACTTGGCGGGACGTTTGGCCATGGCGGATTGTTCGACAGAAGCAGATGGCCTGGCGGCGCTGGCGCTAGGTTGTGATTTGATCGGCACCACACTTTCCGGTTATACCGATGAAACCGCTGATCAGCCTTCAGATGCGCCAAATTTGGAGTTGGTACGGCGTTTGTCAGATGCCGGTGCACGGGTGGTGGCAGAGGGCCGTATTCGCACCGCCGCCGAGGCTGCAGACGCGCTTAGTCACGGTGCTTTTTCGGTCACCGTCGGTTCTGCTATTACCCGTATCGAACATATTACAGAATGGTTTATTGCGGCGATGCTGCAAACCGTGCGCAAGGGGTAA
- a CDS encoding ABC transporter ATP-binding protein codes for MNVNVSLNPNNRQTTDSILSFENVGIQFSIKTGMFGKTRSLHAVQDVSFTLKPGEILGIVGESGSGKSTLGKLGMRLLKPTTGAIRYRGKLLQDYRGAELKQLCGDVQMVFQDPNASLNSRLTIEQSLREPFVLHKRGSKQEQGQEILRLLDIVGLPASVLHRYPHELSGGQKQRVVIARALALKPKVIIADEAVAALDASVKAQIINLLLDLQKEFNLAIIFISHDLPMVQAVCNRVLVLYLGRLMEYAPREVIVQGGKHPYTQALWKSSPIADPDLVFSDDEPLQGEIPSPLNPPSGCVFHTRCPQAFQKCCEKIPDLYQLAPQHNVACLLYEKLPAVEALSTS; via the coding sequence ATGAATGTAAATGTAAGCCTGAACCCGAACAATCGGCAAACCACCGACAGTATTCTCTCCTTTGAAAATGTCGGTATCCAGTTTTCTATCAAAACCGGCATGTTTGGAAAAACGCGTTCGTTACACGCTGTGCAAGACGTTTCTTTCACCCTCAAGCCGGGCGAAATTCTGGGTATCGTCGGCGAGTCCGGTAGCGGAAAATCAACGCTGGGAAAGCTAGGTATGCGCCTGTTGAAGCCGACCACAGGGGCGATCAGATATCGGGGAAAATTGCTTCAGGATTATCGTGGTGCTGAACTCAAGCAATTATGCGGTGACGTGCAGATGGTGTTTCAGGACCCAAATGCCAGCCTGAACAGTCGCCTGACGATAGAGCAGAGTTTACGCGAGCCATTTGTCCTGCATAAGCGCGGTAGCAAGCAAGAGCAAGGTCAGGAAATTTTGCGTTTGCTGGATATTGTTGGTTTGCCAGCCAGTGTGTTGCATCGCTATCCACATGAGTTGTCCGGTGGCCAAAAGCAACGCGTCGTGATCGCTCGCGCATTGGCACTCAAGCCAAAGGTCATCATTGCCGATGAGGCTGTTGCAGCGCTGGATGCCTCGGTTAAAGCGCAAATTATCAATTTGCTGCTCGACCTGCAAAAAGAATTTAATCTCGCGATCATTTTTATATCGCACGATTTACCGATGGTGCAAGCCGTTTGTAACCGCGTATTGGTATTGTATCTGGGCCGCTTGATGGAATATGCACCGCGCGAAGTCATTGTTCAGGGCGGAAAGCATCCCTATACCCAGGCGCTTTGGAAAAGTTCGCCCATTGCCGATCCGGATCTGGTCTTCTCTGACGATGAGCCATTGCAGGGTGAAATCCCCAGTCCGTTAAATCCGCCCAGCGGTTGTGTGTTCCATACGCGCTGTCCGCAAGCGTTTCAGAAATGTTGTGAAAAGATCCCTGATCTGTATCAATTAGCCCCACAGCACAACGTCGCTTGCTTGCTGTATGAAAAACTACCTGCCGTTGAGGCGCTCTCCACTTCTTGA
- a CDS encoding ABC transporter ATP-binding protein encodes MLGSDVILDVKGLTTTFRTPAGLVNAVNDLDFQLRRGETLAIVGESGCGKSVTSFSLMRLLSGQVRIAGEVWLKDQQDQPVDLLCLPTSDMQRVRGNRLAMIFQEPMTSLNPLHRIGDQIAEVMMTHGRCSKEEAYEHALALLTLVGISDPEIRARQYPHQMSGGMRQRVMISIALACKPAVLIADEPTTALDVTIQAQILRLIRKLQREVGMGVLFITHDMGVVAQIADRVAVMYAGQLVEQTTTRTLFKYPRHPYTKGLLASIPNPNVEGRLYGIPGQVEPVFGEPVGCRFANRCNQATDLCQTTNPPLMDIDGHLVRCHFGDQP; translated from the coding sequence ATGCTTGGTTCTGATGTAATCCTGGATGTAAAAGGGCTAACGACGACCTTCCGGACGCCCGCTGGCTTAGTGAATGCTGTCAATGATCTGGACTTTCAACTGCGGCGCGGGGAAACGCTGGCGATTGTCGGCGAATCCGGTTGCGGTAAATCGGTGACGTCATTTTCGCTCATGCGTTTATTGAGTGGGCAGGTCAGGATTGCTGGCGAGGTATGGCTGAAAGATCAGCAGGATCAACCGGTCGATCTATTGTGTCTTCCCACTAGTGACATGCAACGGGTTCGCGGTAATCGATTAGCAATGATTTTTCAGGAACCGATGACCTCGCTGAACCCTTTACATCGGATCGGGGATCAGATAGCCGAAGTCATGATGACGCACGGGCGGTGCTCCAAAGAAGAAGCGTATGAACATGCGTTAGCACTATTGACGTTGGTTGGCATCTCGGACCCGGAGATACGTGCCAGACAATATCCGCATCAAATGTCTGGTGGCATGCGGCAACGGGTGATGATTTCGATTGCGCTTGCTTGTAAGCCTGCGGTGTTGATTGCAGATGAGCCGACCACGGCGCTCGATGTCACTATTCAGGCCCAGATTTTACGTTTGATACGCAAGTTGCAGCGCGAAGTAGGAATGGGTGTTCTTTTTATTACCCATGATATGGGCGTCGTTGCACAGATTGCTGACCGTGTCGCAGTAATGTATGCAGGCCAGTTGGTCGAGCAAACCACAACCAGAACCTTGTTTAAGTATCCGCGACATCCTTATACCAAAGGCTTGCTCGCATCGATCCCAAATCCCAATGTGGAAGGACGTCTGTACGGCATTCCCGGACAGGTAGAACCTGTATTTGGAGAACCGGTTGGTTGTCGATTTGCGAATCGGTGTAATCAGGCAACTGACCTCTGCCAGACGACTAATCCACCGTTAATGGATATAGATGGTCACCTGGTCCGTTGCCATTTTGGGGACCAACCATGA
- a CDS encoding dihydrodipicolinate synthase family protein → MSTLKLHGIIPPVVTPLTHDYKVDKPSLRRVIRHLLDGGVHGLFLLGSTSEVVFLNAQQRADVMEVAVAEAGGRVPLVAGVIDPTTDRTIEYARQAKELGVDGLVVTSQFYTRTSQAETVDHFSYIKDAVDLPIIAYDIPVCVQLKLARETIRELYDRKIICAVKDSSGDDGNMRMLMRDFAEQPDFAILTGSETMVDYALLGGAHGNVPGLGNVDPAGYVRLYNAAKAGDWETARAEQHRLIALFDIVFQGVPHTSPNASGVGGFKTAMHLMGLIENRHMSRPNRVLPDAAIEKIRAILVSAGLL, encoded by the coding sequence ATGTCTACTTTGAAATTGCACGGCATTATCCCCCCGGTTGTTACGCCGCTGACCCATGATTATAAGGTCGATAAACCTAGCTTGCGGCGCGTTATCCGTCACCTGCTGGATGGCGGCGTGCATGGCCTGTTTTTGCTGGGCTCGACCAGTGAAGTGGTTTTTTTGAATGCGCAACAGCGCGCCGATGTCATGGAAGTTGCGGTGGCAGAAGCAGGTGGTCGTGTGCCTCTGGTCGCTGGGGTCATTGATCCAACGACTGATCGTACAATCGAGTATGCGCGTCAGGCTAAAGAGTTGGGTGTTGATGGTCTCGTTGTGACATCACAGTTTTATACCCGTACCAGTCAGGCTGAGACGGTCGATCACTTTTCATACATCAAAGACGCAGTAGATCTGCCGATCATTGCCTACGATATCCCGGTCTGTGTGCAACTCAAATTGGCACGCGAAACCATTCGTGAACTATATGATCGCAAGATTATTTGCGCGGTGAAAGATAGTAGCGGTGACGATGGCAATATGCGCATGCTGATGCGTGACTTTGCGGAGCAGCCGGATTTTGCGATTTTGACCGGTTCCGAAACGATGGTTGATTATGCTCTGCTGGGCGGCGCACACGGTAATGTACCAGGCTTGGGTAACGTTGATCCGGCCGGTTATGTCCGTTTGTATAACGCTGCGAAAGCAGGGGATTGGGAAACTGCGCGCGCCGAACAACATCGTCTGATTGCACTGTTCGATATTGTCTTCCAGGGTGTACCGCATACCAGTCCAAATGCCTCTGGCGTGGGTGGATTTAAAACAGCGATGCATTTGATGGGCCTGATTGAAAACCGCCACATGAGTCGTCCGAATCGCGTATTGCCTGATGCTGCGATTGAAAAAATACGCGCTATATTAGTCAGCGCCGGACTGCTATAA
- a CDS encoding ABC transporter permease, which yields MSGNNLKASKWQKFRANRIAMLGVCVFLLVTVICLFSHWLFQFDPNAIDLSSSLQGPSRMHWLGTDQTGRDMLARTMAAGQISMLVGACSVVLAVVIGTVLGGLAGYFGGWLDNLIMRFVDIVMTFPTIIVLMTLSAVIGSGTGKTIMIIGLLSWPLVCRLVRARILSVREMEFVAAAKTLGAGHGYILFKHCLPNTTDVLVVFSSLGFVSAIMAEAGLSFLGLGVQLPDASWGSLLSIAREASILQQYPWIWLPSGVLIVITALSANFIGDGLRQAFDPKTMKE from the coding sequence ATGAGTGGTAACAATCTGAAAGCGAGTAAATGGCAGAAGTTTCGAGCTAATAGGATTGCCATGTTGGGTGTGTGCGTGTTTCTACTGGTAACCGTTATCTGCCTTTTTTCTCACTGGCTATTTCAATTTGATCCGAATGCGATCGATTTGAGCTCCTCGCTGCAAGGACCTTCGCGCATGCATTGGCTTGGTACCGACCAGACCGGCAGAGATATGCTGGCGCGAACCATGGCCGCCGGGCAGATTTCAATGTTGGTTGGTGCGTGCAGTGTCGTCCTCGCGGTGGTCATTGGTACGGTGCTGGGAGGACTTGCCGGTTATTTCGGCGGCTGGCTGGACAATCTGATCATGCGCTTTGTCGATATTGTCATGACATTTCCAACCATTATTGTGTTGATGACGCTGTCTGCAGTGATTGGGTCCGGTACTGGTAAGACCATCATGATTATCGGTTTGCTTTCCTGGCCGCTGGTGTGCCGTCTGGTACGAGCCCGCATATTGAGTGTGCGTGAGATGGAGTTTGTTGCCGCCGCTAAAACGTTAGGGGCAGGGCACGGCTATATCTTATTTAAACACTGTTTGCCAAACACGACCGATGTGTTGGTGGTGTTTTCATCTCTTGGATTTGTTAGCGCCATTATGGCCGAGGCTGGATTGAGCTTTCTGGGCCTTGGAGTGCAATTGCCCGATGCAAGCTGGGGGAGTCTGCTCAGCATCGCACGCGAAGCATCCATTCTTCAGCAATACCCCTGGATCTGGTTGCCATCCGGTGTGCTAATTGTGATCACTGCTCTTTCTGCAAATTTTATTGGCGACGGGTTACGCCAGGCTTTTGACCCTAAAACTATGAAGGAATGA
- a CDS encoding ABC transporter permease: MLKYLFGRILVNIPTLIAILIAIFVMINMAPGDPVDAFVPPTQSLTSQQKDILRHDLGLDAPMPVRFFVWIKKVVHGDLGYRYKDGQKVTDAIASRIPATFMLTFIGLTLGSVLGILAGIVSARHYNKKTDYVLSVLAYLAISCPAFLVGIAGMYIFSLKLGWFPAGGYSIPGDGSWTDILHHLILPSIVLAVQFVAILMRYTRAGLLEVMTQDYVRTATAKGLSPYKVMVRHALPNTLIPIVTVIAANFGALIGGAVFVEVVFSWPGMGMLFLDGIESRDYPLIMGIALFMALAILAINIITDIIYSWIDPRITLK, translated from the coding sequence ATGCTGAAATATTTATTTGGTCGGATTCTGGTGAATATTCCGACACTAATTGCCATATTAATCGCGATTTTTGTGATGATTAATATGGCTCCAGGAGATCCCGTTGATGCCTTCGTGCCTCCTACACAATCATTAACGAGCCAGCAAAAAGATATCTTGCGACACGACTTGGGGCTTGATGCGCCTATGCCCGTACGGTTTTTTGTCTGGATTAAAAAAGTCGTGCATGGGGATTTGGGGTATCGATATAAAGACGGACAAAAAGTAACGGACGCGATTGCCAGCCGTATTCCGGCGACGTTCATGCTGACGTTTATCGGTCTAACCTTAGGCTCAGTGCTCGGGATACTTGCCGGTATCGTTTCGGCGCGACATTACAATAAAAAGACTGATTATGTTTTGTCTGTCCTCGCCTATCTGGCGATCAGCTGCCCCGCCTTCTTGGTTGGCATTGCCGGGATGTATATTTTTTCGCTGAAATTGGGATGGTTTCCGGCGGGAGGTTATTCCATTCCCGGCGATGGCAGCTGGACTGATATTTTGCATCACCTGATATTGCCCTCGATCGTACTCGCGGTGCAATTCGTTGCGATCCTGATGCGTTATACCAGAGCCGGTTTGCTAGAAGTCATGACGCAAGATTATGTGCGCACAGCAACCGCCAAAGGATTGTCGCCGTATAAGGTGATGGTGCGACATGCGCTGCCGAATACGCTCATTCCGATTGTTACAGTGATTGCCGCCAATTTTGGTGCATTAATTGGCGGCGCGGTCTTTGTAGAAGTCGTGTTTTCCTGGCCCGGTATGGGGATGCTGTTTCTGGATGGCATTGAGAGCCGCGACTATCCGTTGATTATGGGCATCGCATTATTCATGGCGCTAGCAATATTAGCCATCAATATCATTACCGACATTATCTATTCGTGGATAGACCCTCGGATAACGCTCAAATAA